CCGGGTATCCAACGGAGGAAAACCCTTCCATCCGCCTCGGAAAGTCCCGGTTCCACTCCCGGGCACCCCTCCGACCAGGCGCGAAGGAAATCCTCGGCCGCCGAGCCGGACATGAGCACCGGCCTTCCGGCCTCGATGAGGACGGGGAAGATCTCCAGCCGCTCCAGCCGGCCGTCCGCGAAGCGGCAGCCCAGGAAGATGCCCCGCCTCCCCTCCTCGCTCTGGGAGTAGAAGACCAGGTTGCCCAGGGAATAGAAAACCGGGGTTCCCTCCACCACCTCCATCCCCTGCACCACGTGCGGGTGGGAGCCCACCACCAGGTCGGCCCCGCTCCGCGCGCAGATGGAGGCCAGCTCCCGCTGCCGACTGGTGACCCCAGCGGACCCTATCTCCCCCCAATGCATAAAAACCACCACGTGGGGGTACTCCTCGGCCGCCCGCCGCACGGCCTCCTCCACCACCGCGGCCTCCGCGGGAGCCACCCCGGCCCGGTCCTCGCCCGCGGCGTAGGACGCCGGTCCCACGTCGGAGAAGGAAAGGACGGCCACCTCCCCACCCTCCCCGTCCCGGAGCACGGCGGGCTCCAGGGCCGCCCTAAGGGAGGAACCGGCTCCCGCGGTGGCTATTCCCGCCATGCGTAAGACGTTCAGGG
The genomic region above belongs to Actinomycetota bacterium and contains:
- a CDS encoding CapA family protein, producing MSRFLQGRLRRTLARRQAAFLTALTLLVVLSSVLVFVTTAPGNGGTPSNGPETAAPAGEEAVTSGKSEAAGKVSLGLGGDVTFALEMAQLVEAYGPDYPWRNLGDLLREYRFSVVNLEGPLCGTVHRVNSDQPFYPMRGDVSCAPSMAEAGVDAVCLGNDHAMDFGSPGLEEALNVLRMAGIATAGAGSSLRAALEPAVLRDGEGGEVAVLSFSDVGPASYAAGEDRAGVAPAEAAVVEEAVRRAAEEYPHVVVFMHWGEIGSAGVTSRQRELASICARSGADLVVGSHPHVVQGMEVVEGTPVFYSLGNLVFYSQSEEGRRGIFLGCRFADGRLERLEIFPVLIEAGRPVLMSGSAAEDFLRAWSEGCPGVEPGLSEADGRVFLRWIPGS